The sequence below is a genomic window from Setaria italica strain Yugu1 chromosome IV, Setaria_italica_v2.0, whole genome shotgun sequence.
ATAAGAGGCTTAATATGGAATTGTAGAGGAGTGTCCAAAAAGGAAATGGGGACATGCATTAAGGCTTTGACTTCTGAATTTAAAGCAGATTTCAATGGTCTCAGACCATGAAGAAAAAATATTTAGACATTCTTTAGACTAATTGATCCTGACAAATTATATGTCTGGCACTAGTTGCCCTCCAGGGGCAGATCTGGTAGGATCCTATGTGAAGTGAAAACGGAGAGATTTGATATAACTAAATTTGAGGAGAAAGACTTTTCAGTCCTAGCTGAGATATATGATAAGAAATTGAAGAAACATTTGCTTCTAGTCACTGTCTATGGTCCTGCACATCATGATAGAAAGGAACAATTCCTAACCGAACTATCCAGTATATGTGCAAACAGGAAGCTTCCTATGTTGACAGGAGGAGACTTTAACATTCTAAGATTTAGTGAGGAGAAAAATAAATTTTTCAATGGAAATGGATTCAATGACATGTGTAATTGGATCATTAATTCCTATAAATTAAGAGATATGACTTTAAATGGAGGGATGTTTACTTAGAGTAATAATATGCTAGACCCAACTCTTGACAAGCTTGATAGAATTCTCATGAGTCCTGACTAGAAAACAGACTTACGTCAAATCTAAGGAAAATACCCAGATATATGTCTAATCATAACCCTCTACTGTTTTATTCAGACCATGAGAAGATTAGGAAAAAAAGCAATTCTGCTTTGAAACATCATGCATTAAACATAAAGAATATCTTCCAAGCTGCAAGAAATTTGGGAAAAGAAAATTATAGCAAAGAATGCAGTACAAAAGTGGTATATCAAACTTAACAGAGTTAAAAAGTTTTTGAAAGGATGGGGTCTTAACTTGAAGGGTCAAACAAGAAGATACAAATACATTCTACAATCAGAACTACTTGAgttggaaaagaaagaagaagaaggcatgCTTCGTGCAAACCTTCTAGAATGAAAAACTTTCATTCAAACATATTTGCTTAGATTACATGAGGAGGAGGAAATGTAATGGCACAAAAGATCCAACTCAAACTGGTTATTAAAAGGAGACAACAATACTGACTATTTTCATGAAATAGCCAATgggaaaaagaggaaaaatgTATACTTCCATCTTGAACATGAGGGTACAAATATAGAAAAAGATGAAGATATCATGAAACATGCCACAAATTACTATAAGAGCTCTTTCGACCCTCTGATAGTCCAAACTTCAAACTAGACCCAAATTGTTGGGATCAAAATGAAAAGGTGAATGAGGAACAAAATGAATTTCTCTCTAGACCTTTCTCTGAAGAAGAACTCAAAACAACAGTTTTCTctatggaaaaaaaacacagcCCCAGGCCCTGATCATATGCTAGTGGAGTTTTACCAGTATGGTTGGGACATTATCAAAAAAAAGACTTGCTAGATATGCTGATGGAGTTTAGAGAACACAAATTGGACATTGGGAGGCTAAACTATAGGATAATCACACTGATTCCAAAAACAAAAGCAGCCAACAAAATACAACACTACAAGCCAATTTGCTTACTAAATGTGAGCTATAAAATCATAACCAAAATTCTCATGATCAGATTTGAGAATTGCATGAGCAGAATAGTGAATAGATGTCAAACAACCTTTATaaaaggaagaaatataatGGATGGAGTTCTAACTCTACATGAAATCCTGCATGATGCCAAAATCAAAAAGAAAGATGGTATGTTCCTTAAACTAGATTTTGAGAAAGCTTATGAGAAAATCAGCTGGGATTTCCTCTTTAAAACCTTAGAACAAAGAGGCTTTTGTGAGACATGGTGTAAATGGATTAAAGAGGTAGTTTCGAGCGGAACATTGAGTGTGAAAGCTAATGACATGGTGGGGAGTTACTTTAAAAGTGGCAAAGGTGTAAGACAAGGGGATCCTCTGTCTCCCCTTCTCTTCAATTTAGTTGCAGACAATCTGACAAAAATGATACATAAAGCACAAGACAATGATTTAATCAAAGGTCTTGTGCCAGAATATCTTACCCATGGAATTGTGGTACTCCAATATGCCAATGACACAATATTATATATGGAAGATGAGTTGGAGACGGCTCAAAATATGAAACTTCTGCTCTACACCTACGAAAAAATGTCAGGGTTTAAGATAAATTTCATAAAAGTGAAGTCCTCATGATTTCACAAGATGAACAGAAAATAGATTCCTATCTGAAATGATGGATTGTGCTATAGGAACCTGGCCCATTAAGTACTTGGGGGTCCCTGTAATTGGATCCAAATTGCATGTTATTGATTGGCTTTTGCTAGATGAGAAGGTTTTAAAAAGATTAGACGGTTGGCAAGGTAGTTCATTATCAATTGGAGGGAGAGTCACCCTGATCAACTCCTGTTTGAGCACCATCCCAACTTACTGCATGTCCATGTACATGTTACAAAAACTATGGTCAAAAGAATGGATAAAATTAGGAAAAGGTTCTTCTAGCAAGGGAGAGGCACTAAGAGAAAATATCATCTAGTTAAATGGGTGAAAATAACTAGATCAAAATAGAAAGGTGGTTTGTGAATTAAGGATTTGAGAAAAATGAACCTGAGCCTCTTATGTAGATGGTGGTACAAACTAGAAAATGAAGAAGGGCTTTGGCAGGAAATAGTGAGGAAAAAGTACAAAGATTGAAAGGGGTATAGGTCAATTAAAAACCAAGCCCAACAACTCTCTGATTTGGAATAATCTGTTAAAGGTCAAAGATATTTACCTAAAGGGTAGAGTTATTACAATTGGAAATGGTCAAAATACCGACTTCTGGAGGGACCCTTGGTGTGGAATGGTCCCTCTAAGAGACAAATTCCAGGATCTGTACAATATATGTACCAATCAAACAGTGAGTGTAGCAAATATGACTGCAAGAGGTTGGAGATTAACCTTCCGTAGATGGTTAGACGAAAGAGCTTAAAATCAACTAAGGCGAATGAGAGATATGCTCTCAGCTTTAGCTTTATCTACTGAGAAAGATAAACCAAAATGGATCACTGGATCACTTACTGTCAAATCATTGTACTCTCATCTGTGCAGTACCGAACTAGGCAATCTTCACATTAAGATATGAAAATCTAAAATCCGATTAAAGATCAAAATCTTTATGTAGTTAGTACATCAAAATACCATCTTAACCAAAGATAATCTCCTGAAACACAACTAGCAGGGGGGCAAAATATgatattttttaatacaaatgAGTTCATAGAACACCTTTTCTTTGATTGTTCCCTAGCAAGATACATTTGGAGCTTGATTGCAATGGTGATTGGTGCTCCTTGTAGACCATCCACTCTCACACACTTTTGGAAATGGGTTAGGAGATATATGCCGCAAAACAAAAATATTCACTTTGTTGGCCTGTCAACAATCTGCTGGGCAATATGGAAAACTAAGAATGCAGTTTATTTTGAGAAAAAACAGATTAAATCTCCTACAAAGGTTGTCTGCTTAGCTTCTTCTTTTATATCATACTAGGCAAGTCTCCAGAAGCAGGATCACAAGCAGAACATGGAGGCGGGAGCAGAAGCGTTGAAGGAGGCGGCGCTGCACTTCCATCCTCATGAAGGAACAGTGGAAGACACGGGTTCAGGGGTGGTGCTGTTGCGTTGAAAGAAAAGGATGGTAGCTCGCGCCCGCTGCTTTCTGAAGAGTAGCCCCCCAGCTGTTGAGCTGcttttgtttctcttttcttctaGTAGTTACCGGTGGAATTCTTGTAATCCATAGTAGGTCCCTGACGAATGTTCTTCTCCAACTGGGTCAGCTCTTTGCATTCGTATTAGGTGTAGAGTCACCGTGTTGAGCATGTGACGTCTGTTTAAAACTCTGTAATTTCGTTGCTTGTTGATAATGAAATTCGGGCGAGGCCCTTGGTGGGGAAAAAATGTGGCGAGTGGTTGATCAAAAGCATCCCGGACATGGGACCATGCAATGGCGATGCTGGCATACAGGGCCGTCGATGCGCGCACGAGCGTGGGAGGGGACCGGATCTCGAGACAAGATGAACGATAAAGCCGACAGGATAGAAATCATGGAGCGTGCTCTTGCACTCACTAGGCACTGTTAAAAAACAGGCACAAATGTTGCGATAGGTTTCGGAATCCGTCGTGGTCATGAGCTAATTTCATGTTGAGATTCAGATGCAAACAGTTTTTCTCCGAATTTCGTCGGATCTTGAATCCCACATGAAACTGTTGGACCTACTATACGAAAGCAGAAGAATTCAAGTGTTCTGAACTCCAACTGGATATGGTGGTgtccctgcctgcctgcctctgCAGTTGCACACGAGCAGGCAGGCTGCCTGTCAAACAGTCGAGCCCCCCGTACGTCGAGACACTTGTTGGGCGGAGCCTTCCGGGAcacggacggcgacggcgacggcgacggagggGGCGCTCACGGGCGGCCGCACGCTCGGGGCGGGCCATGTGAGCATCCCCCCAGCCGGTCGAGGCGAGCACGCCTCCGACCCTGTCCGCCCCGCTCCGATCCGTTTGTCGCCGCCCGAGCCAGACGCCAGACGCCATCCACCTTCCACCGGCCACTGCCGAGCGAGCTCCCACAGCCAGGAATCCCGGTATctccctcgcctcgcctccacAGAAACCGATGAAAAGCAGTGCCCGACAGCAACGCCTGATCGTACGGTAGCCGGCGATAAGACGCCGGCCGGTGAACCCAATTCTGGCAGGGCAGGCACCTcaatctggggaaaagatctaTCGCCAAGAAATTGaaaaaatatgcaaaaaaaagagagagaagcaATTGTGGCggagtggaggaagatggaagagAAGTGAAAGATGGGAGCTTTGAGCTTGGAGCAGCGAAGAATCATTCACTGATCACTCAGAATCCAGGAGTAATGTACAAGGAAGCAGGTAGTAGTACACAGAGcaccaacacacacacacacacgggaTCGTTAGCTCCCTCGCGGCGTAGTGGACGGCCACTAAATACAAAACTTCCCAACAATGCGCGAGGGAGCGATTAATCGGGAGGCGATTAGCAGCTAGCGCCGGGCATTAGCCGGCAGCACACACAAAGAGAAGcgaggaggatggaggaaggtcTAGTAGATTAATGGAGCAGTTAGCTAAAGCTGGCTAGTAGGAGCAGGAGACCCTGAGCATGGAGCGGCCGCGGAGCATGCCGCGGTACAGCGCCTCCCGGTTCGCtggcatggccgccgccgccgcgcggggggaggacgcggaggcggcgccattgtcgacgacgtcgtccgCGAAGCGAACCCGCTTCtcgcccccgcgccgcgcctTCTCCCGCTTCTTACGCTTCTCTGCGACGCCCGGGATTGAAACGAGTCAGTCGGGTCGGTCGGTCGAGGCTCGAGAACCGAAGGCGGAGGGCGCAAGACATACCGGACGAGGAGAGGcagggacggaggcggggagACGGAgcgcctgcgccggcggcggaggaggaggggaccTGCAGGTGGGGCGGCTGCTTGGCGCGGCAGATGGAGAAGAGGACGAGCGTGCCGGAGAGcgccatggcggtggcggcgatggcgaggcCCGCGTGGGAGCCCGCCGAGGCTGAGGACGAGGACGGCGCCATCACCGCGCGCCGGCGAGATCCAATCCGGGGTGGGGGCCTTGGCTTGGCTTGCAGCAGCGTCCGGCCGACGAGAGAGGGGGAGTGAGGTCGTTGGGGGGCGTTGGGGCGGGTGGTTGAGGGGGGACCCTGTGCTCGTACCTGTAGGCGCCCGCGCACGCTGCTCTGCTCCGGTATTATAGCAGGCCGGGTCCGACCGCCCTGACTCACCTGCTGCCGACTGCCGTTGCGTCTACGTGGTCAAGTTTGTTTTACCATAGATTTATGATCTtccatttatttatttacttaAGGGAGAAATTTAGCAAAACTTTTCCCGCGGAATCTCATGCTGGTGGCGAACTCCAGGCTAATAATCTGAAGCGCATGGATACAAGTTATCCTTGGAAGGAAAGACAATTCCGAATCCGCTTTGTCTACGAATAAGGAAAGATTCGCGTTCTTGAAAATCGGCACTTCTCCGAACCAGAAGACAAAATTTGATTGATGCTTAATAGCTGTGGCGCGGATTGACATCATTGCGACAGCATCCTTCAAAAATTTGAATGGCTGTGAAATGGTTTATTGGAAATCACGTACTGCAGGGGAAATCTCGTTTCACTTTCAGGACCCGCCACGACACCGCTGCTCTAGGGCTGAGAGTTCAGTTAATGTTGTTATCATGGttcgtttttttttcaaaaaataaaaatccttTGCCTAAAAGCTATGGTTCGGTTTTAAAGGCTAGTGGTACAAGGCAAAATGATGAAAGGCTAGTGGTACCATTATTGAGTTTTCAGACCTGTTTtaacccaaaaaaaaatatttgagcACACACCTCGCTCTCAAAGAAAATTCAATGGTACTACTGCAAAGGACAGAAAAACGATAGGAAAGCGATACTGGTTTGCAAGGATAGTAGTGTACTGTACTGGAGACACTGGTTTGACTTTTGACTTGCGTTTGGCCCGTTCTACTCGAAGGTCTTCCACTCATGGAAACTCGGATTTCAGGttggataaaaaaaaaaagccggTCTTGCTTGGACTTAGACTGAGGGCTTCTTTGGTAGTACCAAAACCTCCGCTTTAAGCCGAGACTCGGGGTTTCTTATTCCGATTTCTTACCATAAACACAAGGAAATCCTACTAAACGCGATCCATTTTTGTTCTTATGAAACAAACGTGATCCATCTGCAGAGAGAAATCGAGAATCTCTACGAGATGGCTTGTCAGTTCCAGGGGACAGATTTACGGTTTCTCAGTTGATGTTTAAAATAATGTTTTTCGTTTTTCAATCCCCGCCGAACATGCCGACTAGAGTACTAGAAGCTCTCTAGCTACCCTCTGTCTTGTTCCTGCTATGACTAACACTGAACATCAGTACCGTCGCCATTTGCTAAACTAGTACTATTATCCAAAGCGTCGTTAGGTGCATGATGTGGATCGGTAGCATCTGCAGCACAAGTAGCACCACCAATGATCGGTCGGACACCGGCGCGGTACACTGCGGCCGCAAGCAACACGGACCCGTATCACGCTGATCCACACGAACAACCCTGAATAAACTGCGAAGCCAAAGCCAGTCGTGGTTGGACACCGTCGCCATCATCAGCGCCCCGGCCCTGACCACCTGACCTCAATCACCTCACCACTCGCTTACGCACGCACGTTTCCTCGTCGACCCGCCGGCCTTGGTCGGCCTCGTCCGATCCTCGCATCGCATATGATTGCCGAATCCTGCTGCATATTCTGGCTGGCCCTGGCCTAACACCTAACACCGCTCGACGTACGTCACCCGTGATCTTATCCGCCGGGCTCCCGAGTCTTGACCCCTCTTGCTCCTGTAGCATCGAAATCAAAACCGCTGCTTCGGTTAATCCGGTGGCGGTGTGGTTTTCCGTCCACTATCCATTCCATGTTGCTCGAGTAGCAGATTGCAACCTAAGAGCTACTCCAACAGCCTTGCCATCTCCCTCTCTAAGTCAAAATTTAACAAGTCTAGTTAAAAATCACGACCCAATAAAATTGGTATCTGAATGGTCATCCTATCTGGCTTGCCAAATACTTCCCTATACTCTCCAAACTTGGAGAGTGAGATTAGCTTGCCAAATGTGAGTCCCATCGTAAAATGGAGAGTGCAAAATGAGGAGTCGTTGTAGTGCGAAATGGAGAGGCtgttggagtggatggagagtgtaGATTTTTAGAGAGGAAATAAGATATTGGGATCTGGAAAGTGGGAAATGGATAGTCTGTTGGAACGAGCAACTTAATATGGAGAGGAATCTTTTTACCAAGCTGGCTAGAGAGTCAAATGGAGAATAAAAATGGATAGTctattggagatgctctaatgCGCTAAATCGCAAGTCAGGTGACCGGATGGCGGCGGCCAAAGCCTTGCGATCCGAAGGTGACACATCCTGAAAGGGATGCCAAAAGAGCTAATCCCGGCAGTACTGTCGCCTCCTCGATCCTGATTCGTATAATTACTTCTCCCTCTATTTCAAACTAttagtcattccaactttttcggagagtcaaagcatctcaagtttgaccaaatttatatgataaagtactaatattcatgataccaaataagtatcattagtttcttcatcaatatattttcatagtatatctattcggtgctataaaTCTTTGTGATCATCTCTGAGTCAAACTTAAAATAGTTAACTTTTCAAAGAAATTTGGAATGACAGGTATACTGTGCAAGATTTGCTCCGTCACGTTTCGAGTACTAGGCCGGTTGGAATATCCTATAGATTCTCGATCGTGGTCACGACGTCACGTAACGGAGCAGCAGTGACAAAGCGAGTGCTGTATGTGTCATGTGCACAGCTCTGCTCCGATTAGTTGCGGACTGACGCGCCCGTCCAATTGGAGCGGAGGCCCCTGGAAATTCGCAATCTTTAGTGCAAACAAACCGCGCTTTCGCCACGCTCTTGTTTAGAGTAAATGGGCCAATTTGGCGTACTTTCTCGATGTTGCTAGAATGCTCTTTTGGAATATGCTATCTGTAAACTAGCGAGAAGCTTGGTGAGGGCAGGATTTCCCTTTGTCCTGCCTGTCCCACGCTGGGAAAACATGTGACTCGAGACACTGCAGGCAAATCTTAATCTGGCAATAAACCGAGTCGACCGGATAATCTCATCCAATAGTACGCACTCATTGGTGCTTGGTTGCAAATGGAAACgctaacaagaaaaaaaagcgTGCTTGTGTCACCAGGTGTCCTAGCCGTGCCGGCGACCATCAGACGGTAGGGGTGTACTTAACGAGAGGTGCGCTCAGCGGCAGGCACGTGCGTCCTTTGGTGCTTATCCACTCGGAACCGAGATCCGCAAGGGCGTCCGGCGCCGTGATTATTGGCGGCCGGTAGGGACGAAGAACATGGCCGACCGGCGCGGCACCCGTCGTGTCCAGAGGATGGGACGACCAGAACACAGGCCGAGCGCACGCAGAAGCACTGCAGGCCAGCGGCTGCTGAGCAAAGCAAAGCGCCGGGACAGGCGCAGGCGGCCGCCAAGCGACGCGAGCAAACCGACAGCCGCCTCGTGCTCGCTTTCTCGGCGGCGGGGCCCTCGTGAAGTCATGCGCGACTTCCCTATGCGGGCGTTGGCGCTGACGCGAGCGGCGAGCGAGACCGAGACGCCGCCCTCGGGTGTGCCAAGGGAGGCGTCGCTGTTGGGACACTTGTCGACGTTGCGGTGGGACGGAACGCCGAACGACCGGAGAGACTGGTCTGTCTGGACTCTGGAGGGTGCGCCGTGTGGCCACTGTTTCTGCGCTTCTTCTCGCAGTGGCTCCGTCGACCTGACGATCTCGATGGTGTGGTGCCTCGGCTCTCACGGGATTAATTCACTTCTTAGCTATTGTAGACTCTGAAAAGATTTAAGGGGCATCCTCCTTTTGTATTTCTCAGCAACATCGTCTAACTTGCACATTTCTACTGCAACAGTTTAATACATTTATCACAAAATTCATTAAATGACCACTACCTGTGAGGAATAACTGTACCCACACAATTTATGAAGAGTCACTAATATTGACGTTTAAAACCCTCAACATATGTGGGCTTACTATTAGTCGATATCCTTACCAACTTGATGTGTTTAGATAGAAAGTTCTTAAATCATGTAGGTTGTTAGGTAAGCTCAATGGTTACTATCTACACATTCCTGAGTATGATAGCTAGACTAATTCACATTGACAATTACAATATAGTTGTTCATGCATTTTAGtccttttttttaatgttgcCCATGTAATCCTTATAACTTAGGCTTCATGTACGGCCCTTTTAAGTTACAGAATCCTCTTTCCAAACATGCAAAGGGATGAATTATGCATGGTGGCTATGTTGTATCTTCCATAGGAGAAGTCGTTTGCCACATCAAGTTTGATCATTGGTTAGTTGTCTACATATATAGTCATTGTCGTGCCAATGTGCTTGATCTATTTGTCCCAAAACCAGGACATAAATAAAGaaagcaatcatagagataTAAGTACATTAAGACTACTTCCTATACCTAGTAGCATAGAGTAGGGCTCTATGTGGATTAATTCTTGACTATAGTCAATAGAGGGAAAAGAGTGCAGAGTGCTAACCATTGTGGAAGTTCACCAGTAGCACGCTACATCACAAATAATATGACACAATGAAGAGTTGCAAGGAAGAACAATGCCATAATATATGGAATGAGAATATAAAGATATATAAATGTATGATTTTTCGGTTTAATGGTAAATTATAATAGTCAactaatatgtttatggctaaGTATAAAAGTTATAATAAAAGAAATGATTATGTATATGCTTCCGTGATATATATTTGCACATTCCTTGTATCACACGAACATGTGTTTTGCACCATCTTTCAGAATGAATCATGTTGATAGATTAATTTTTATTTGTAATAAAAAAGATTTATGTGTCATACTAATGATTCGACTTTTGTTTTGTGCTTAAAACAATCAATTATAATACGATTAcaatttattttgtttgatttgtgctagAAATAAAGTGGTACAAATGATGTGCAGCTTGCATATTTGAATAaaaattttattaatttttaaATGACATCAAGCTTTGACTTTGAGCCTATTTCCCCGTTGGTGGATAAGTGGCAAGATTACAAGAGACATTATATAATTGTTGTAAATATTAGTTTAAAATGATATAAGTGGTACGGTGTTGGTCAACTGTGAAGGTCCACTAGCTAGGAATCTTAATATTATAAGTGTGAGGTTACTTGGAACATTTGTGAAGGATGTTAAAACTCTTGTAAAACCTTGTAGAGGTAGATTATTGTACCCATCCGCAACAATCATCGGAAGAGCAAAAGAAGATAGTTTAGTTCTTGTTCACCATTTGATGTTTGTACAATATAGCTATGTTTTGATGTGTGAAAAAAATGGTAATGGTTTGTCTTGAAACCGGTTTTTTATAATTCGGTTTTAGTTCTGTGTTGGCTTAGTTCTCGTGCAAATGTGCTGATATCTGAGAATTATTGGGTTTCATTTTGTTTGCAGATTAAAATGGTTTGGATGGGTTCGAGTCACCTTCAAATGTTTAAGATGCAAATGTGTTTCCCATGCTGTCATGCTCATTGGAAGTAGAGCTAGTGAGACATAATTGAATAAAAGTCAAATTCTATCCAAGCAGTTcataaaaagaaaaactttaGACATCATGTTTGTGTTGTTTCCAAGATGACGAATCagtaaaaaatgaaaaaaaaactgcccAACCATGTCTCAGATTGATTATTTAACTAGTAGTAATTCAAATGCGTCAATCGGAGAGAATTCAAACATGGCAATCGAAGATAATAAAAAAAGATCGAATCCGAGTATAGGGAGGAGAAACGGATCCAAGCAAACTACCCCTGCATTCTCATGCTAATTTTTCTCCCAAGCGAATGAATGTCTAATAGTTGTTCCCAAGGGCAGTTCCATCTTTACCTACTGCATTTATGATTTGATATACGTTATTTGTATTAAAAATATAGTTTTAATCATAGTTTTCATATGATATTATCTATATAGTGAAGGACCACATTTGTCTATTTATTTCTCTAATTTGCAAGAATTTCtattttcattttatatttcgTATTTATGATTTAATTTTATTTCCATCACTATTTTACTACCGACATCCTCAACTGCAAAATCAATATCTTATGTCAGATTTGGTCTCTAATGGAGAAGGGGATGCATCAAAATATTCTATTACTCTTAGAGTTGTTATCATAATATTGTAAGTTTGCATTGGGCATGAAATGTAATTGGTAAAATGGACTTTAAACGATTTGCAACCATAATTTAAGAAGTGGGTCAGTTTAGTTTGGGGTTCGATTTGGATTGGTTTTGGATAGAGAAGCGGCTGACTGGTTTGGGGTTTGGGTGCATTAATTAAACAGTTTAATTTGGCTATGGTGCACTTTGCACCTCATTAACAGGACTAGTCATGCGCGCTTTGTTAAGTCAGATTAGAACATAGAGAACTCAAAATTGATGTTTGGTGAATAAATGGGGAACCTTCACTCTAAAGAAGTGGTAGAACTTCCTAAACAATTATTTCCGTCCCAATatagtatttttttgaaaaccgCAGGGTCTTCTACATTCATTAACTTAAGCCTCTATGAATTTATCCATTGCCGTAAAGGCAAACGAAATATCTGTCGGGTCCAGAAACGTCAAGAGCTTACGCGATCAAATCCAATCCAACTACGAGCGAACAGTCCACACGTCACGCATTTAGCGGATCTTCTTGCATAGCTTCATTAGACAAACCAGGCTCCGAATCGAATCGGGCTACAAGCTACTTTTACGACACAATCAGACGTCTGCAATCGCCTTATCTGAGAAAACTAATCATGGGACATTGACCAAAGACGGTCCATGAACAAAGACACCTAAATCCAAAATCTTTGTGGATAGTGGTGGAAACTGGTGGACGGAGCGTAAGGGCAGCACGCCAGCACCAGACGGCGCCATTACCATCACAGGAAGCTTCTCTCCGGTTTCCTGGCTGCCTTCCTCCTCTGCACCTTTTGGTTTTCCTTCTCATCCTCTGCTTTCCTGAGCGATGTAGCTTTCAGCTGTTCTAGAAGATCAAAGCAACAAGAGGTTGACTACCAAGACAAGAGGCTGGCTACCAAACGCTAGCAAGTGGTTCCCGCAATCCTGGTTTTTCTTCACCTCAGGAGAAATAGCTCTTGGTTTATCTTTTTCTAGAAGCCTCTTTTTGGGAGCACCAAACTGGTACAGTACTTCGGTATTCCTATCCCTGGCAACGATATCCTCGTCGTAGCAACAGGCACGTCTGACAGCATGCCTTCATTTTTTCTGCAGGAAATGTTGGCTGCCCTTCGGTGTACCTGCACAGACTACGGTTGCATCGTGCGTCGACCAGCTGCATATGGACCACCAAGCCTCCAACAAGCTTTTGCACCTTGCGATTGCGAACACCTCGGAACTAGGTTAGGACATCTACATACTGATGCCGCTTGCGTATCTTTTGCAATCTTTACATGACTCCAGCTTCAAATGAATGCAACAGAGAAAacagcaattttttttaaaaaaaaaattccatgaaCAGAGCATCCACCCTAACCCTAGCTTTCCTTAAAGACAGTGGAGTGCCGAACCCTGTAGGAGGTACCAACACCACCTACGATGACTATCCAGGTTCCATATCGGGTGGGTGAGGCTCTACCAACCGAGCGAAACATAAGGAAGCTATATGCTGACG
It includes:
- the LOC101761101 gene encoding uncharacterized protein LOC101761101, with the translated sequence MAPSSSSASAGSHAGLAIAATAMALSGTLVLFSICRAKQPPHLQVPSSSAAGAGAPSPRLRPCLSSSEKRKKREKARRGGEKRVRFADDVVDNGAASASSPRAAAAAMPANREALYRGMLRGRSMLRVSCSY